The Pseudarthrobacter sp. BIM B-2242 region TACTAACCGCGCTGTCCACGCTCGCAGGCTGGCTGGTGTTCCGCACCACCTGACGGTACTCCCGGCAAAAGCGGCCTGACACGAACGGACTTTTACGCTTTATCCCATCGCCCGGTGACTAAACTCGGAAACCGGATGCAACCCCACATACTCCCTCAGGAGAGGCAATCCACTGATACGAGTCATTAGCTACAACCTTCGTAAGCACAAGGCCAGCGGGGAGCTGGTTGCCTTGGCCGAGGACTTCGGCGTGGACGCGCTGTGCCTGCAGGAATGCGACACCACCGACCTGCCGGACACCCTGGGTCAGCTGCAGCTGGCCGATTCAACCAAGGGAAACCGGCTCGGGCTTGCCATCTACTACCGCAAGGACCGGTTCACCTCTCACGGCACCAGGACCTTTGCGCTGAAGAAGTCACTGCATGACATGGTGCTGGCCCCTGCGCATGAGCGGCTGATCGGCACCCGGGTTCGGGACAACGAGACCGATCACGAGCTTGTCATCGGCTCGTTCCATGCCGCGCCGCTGACGGCCACCAACTCGCTGCGGCGGAACCAAATCAACGCGGCGCACAAGGAGCTGCTGGGCATGGGGACGGGCCTGATGACGCTCATGGTGGGTGACTTCAACTACCCGTTCTTTACGAAGAACCTCACCGAACACATGAAGGACTCCGGCTACGAACTCTCCCTGAGCAACCGCCGGACGTATACGCGGTACAAAATGTTCAAGGGCCACTTCGACTTCGCCACCTCCCTGGGCCTGAACATTGACAACGTGGAAACGCTGCCCCGCGGCGCCTCCGACCACTTGCCCATCCTGGTCACGGCCGAATACGGTCAGGAATCAAGTCCCGCGCAGGAGCCCCTGGCTTCCTGACCTAATCTGTTTGGAGGCGGGCGTGCGGCGCGACTGGATCAGCAGGGCGGTTCCTGGCGTTGGCGTGGCCCGCAGCTATAAGAAGGCCTGGCTGAAGCCTGATCTGGTGGCCGGGGCAGCCTTGAGCGCGGCCCTTGTGCCAGCCGGCATGGCCTACGCCGAGGCCAGCGGCCTTCCGGCGGTAAACGGGCTGTACGCCTCCGTGGTGCCGATGATCTTCTACGCGCTGTTCGGACCGTCACGGGTGGTCATAGTTGGGCCTGACTCATCGCTGGCACCCATGATCGCCGCCGCAATTCTTCCCTTGGCCGGACGTGACCCGGAGCAGGCCGTGCCCATGGCAGGAGTCCTCGCTATCCTGATCGGCGCTTTCCTGTTTGCCGGGCGTCTGTTCAATCTGGGATTCGTCACCGGCCTGCTCTCCAAACCGATCCGGGTCGGCTACCTGAACGGCATTGCGCTGGCCGTCACGGTCAGCCAGCTTCCGAGGCTGCTGGGCATCGACAGCTCCGGAGATTCCTTGGTGGACCGCCTCGGCTCCCTGGCCGGGGCCGTCCTCAGCGGCGGCATCAACCCCGTCGCATTGGCCGTCGGAGCAGGGAGCCTGGCCGTCATTGTGGCCGGACGATTCCTCCCATGGAAAGTACCGAGCGTGCTGATTGCCGTGGCAGGCTCCATCGCCGTGGTGGCAGCCATGGGACTGGCCGGACAACTCCCCATAGTCGGCGCACTGCCGCAAGGACTTCCTAACCCTTCCCTGGGTGGCATTGGAATGGACGATGTCCTCTCGCTCCTGGGCCCGGCAGCGGGCATCGCCCTGATCGCCTTCGCGGACACCTCAACTCTGTCCAAGAGCCTCGCGGCGCGGCGCGGACTGAGAGTCAACGGCAACGAGGAAATGGGCGCACTGGGGATCGCCAACATTGCCACCGGCCTGCTCAGTGGCTTCCCGGTCAGCGGAAGCTCATCGCGCACGCCCATTGTGCTCGATGCCGGCGGGAAGTCACCGCTCAGCGGAGTGGTAGCGGCTCTGTTGGTGGTGCTGTTCATGATCCTCATCCCGGGCATCACGGCTTTCCTGCCCACCGCGACGCTCGCTGCCGTGGTGATCGTCGCCGCTGCGTCGCTCGTAGACGTCAAGACGCTCATCCGGCTGGTCAGGATGAGCCGGATGGAAACGCTCCTGCTGGTGGTCACCTTCCTGGGCGTCGCCTTTGTGGGGGTCCTGGAGGGAATCGTGGTGGCGATCGGGCTGTCCCTGGTGGCCTTCGTCCGGCGTGCCTGGGATCCGTACCGGACCGAACTCGCCAGCGTTGACGGCATCCCCGGCTTCCACGACCTCGACCGGCACCCTGAGGGGAAGCGGGTTGAGGGCCTGGTGATCGCACGCTTCGACGCCCCGTTGTTTTTTGCCAACGGCGAAGTGTTCGCGGACCACATCCGCAGCCTGGTGGACGGTGCCCCGTGGCCGGTGAAATGGGTGCTTGTGGCCGCCGAGCCCATCACCGGCCTGGACACAACTGCACTTGAGGAGGTGGTGCAACTGGACGATGAACTTGCCCGGGAAGGCATTAGCCTGGTCTTTGCCGAAATGAAGGGACCCATTAAGGACCGTCTGGTCCGCTTCGGCGCCAGTTCAAGGTTCAGCGCAGACCATTTCTATCCCACTGTCCACAACGCCGTCCGCGCTTACCGGGAAGCGACAGGAATGGATTAGATCCACCCATAATAACTGTCCCTTGGACGGCATCCAGGGGCAGATAGGGAGCCTGCCAATGCCGGCCGTCGCTGGAGCAGGCGCGGTTGTCGCCAAGCAGCAGCAGGTGCCCGGGCGGGATCCGGAAAGTGCCGCACGGGCCTCCGGTGTGCATAACATAGGGCTCGGGGAAGAGTCGTCCATTGACCCGGATGCCGCCGGCGGCCTCGATCACCACCTGCTCCCCGGGCAGTCCCAGGACCCGCTTAACGACGGTTCGGCCCAGCTCCTGGGAACTGACCACAAGGACATCTCCGCGCCGGATCAGCCCCGGATGCGTCAGACGCCGGGTCAGCACGTAACGTCCCGGTGCCAGGGCGGGGACCATTGACACCGACTCTATTTTCGTCAGAAACACCAGCCACCGGCGAACCGCCAGTCCGGCCAGGACGGCGGCCAGCAAGGCGGCCAGCACGACGGCTGAAGCAATGGCCGGCTCAACAACCACGGGCCACCATCCCGTCAGTGCCCGTGTCCGGCGTGTACGTGGTGGCCGCCGGCTTCCTCGCCTTCAGCAAGCTTGACGAAGCTGACGTAGGCACCGACGTAGGCCCGGCCGGCGTCAAGATCGTCCACGTCGTAATTCCTGTGCGCCAGCACCGTCGCCAGGGGCGCCTCCAATTGCCGGAGTCGTTCAGCCGGCATCAGGCCGTCCAAGGCCCGCAGGGTTCCGGTTTCGACGCAGCGGTCCGCGGCAAGCACCTTTTCATCGATGGACCCGTCCGAAGGTTTCAGGCCCGTATAGGGTTCGCCTTCACCAGCACGGTGGATGCGCACAAGATTCTCCAGGAACCAGCGGTCGGCAACCTGTTGAGCTTCCTGACCGTGTGCCCGTGCCGCCTTCGCGAGAGTGAAAATCTCGAGCAGCTCGCCCTCATGGCCTGCGTCGATCCATTTCAGGGCGTGATTGGGATTGCCGGTCGCCAGCGCCCGCCTGCCGTCCTGGGCGGCGGGCCCGTCAAGGGTGTCGCAGTGCGCACTGGCCCGCACCGGGCTGAGGACCACCACCGCAATGATTACCACGGATGCAATAAGAACCAGGAACAGAGCCGTCACGTGTCTTCTCCTCACCTGAGTGGGACCGGCAGGTGCTATCAGTGTGCATCGATCTCACCGCTTCGACCAGTCCCTGACCCTCGCCCAACAATCCACGGGACCGGGCCTCAATCATGGGTTTCAGGTTTGGGCCGGTCACGGAGGTAGTTACGCAGCAGGGGCAATTCGATTCGCACATGGTCGTCCAGGTCCGCCGTGAATTCGGCTGTGAAGTACAGCCGCAGAAGCGGATCCAGCACCCGTCCGATCCCTGGCCAGCCGGCTGTCACGGTGTGCTGCACACACACGCCGTCCTGTGTCGGCGAGAACACCAGGGACAACCTCGCAGGAAGAGGCACGATCTTATGAAACCGCCACACTATCCGCCGTCCCGGCTCGAAGGCCTCCACAACTCCGCGCAGGCGCAACCGGCGCCGGCCGACGAATTCGTCCATCACCATGACATCCCCTTCGCCGCCCGTGGCGCCGTTGAGCACATGAAGCCGGAGGTGGGTGCCCGGCCACCATTGACGGTACTGCTCATCCGTGCAGGACATCATGAAGTCACTGACATCCTGGCCTGTCAGCCCTGGAACTTTAACTTTTGATGTGACGGCCAGCATCAGCGTCCCTGCGTGATGGAATGACGGGGTTCTTGTGGAGTTCGTTCAGTAAGGTCAGGTACGGCGGAGGGTCAGGATCTGTTCGGCACGGCCAAAGGGTCCCTGGAGGTCATGGAGGACAGTGGACGTGAGGCCGATACCGTCGGTGCCGAAGGAGACGGCATTGTCCAGCCCAAGCCACTGGCCGCCGGGCCTGCGGACATGTGGATCTGCAGGTCCAGGTTGGGGAAGGCATAGCTCCCCTCGCCCGGCATAACCCTGGCGGCGATCCCGTTGGCCGTGTCCACCAGGCCCATCAGGCGGACAAAGTCGCTGCTGTCCGCCTTGTCCGTCAGCGGGTGCCCGGTCCTCAGCCACACTG contains the following coding sequences:
- a CDS encoding endonuclease/exonuclease/phosphatase family protein; translated protein: MRVISYNLRKHKASGELVALAEDFGVDALCLQECDTTDLPDTLGQLQLADSTKGNRLGLAIYYRKDRFTSHGTRTFALKKSLHDMVLAPAHERLIGTRVRDNETDHELVIGSFHAAPLTATNSLRRNQINAAHKELLGMGTGLMTLMVGDFNYPFFTKNLTEHMKDSGYELSLSNRRTYTRYKMFKGHFDFATSLGLNIDNVETLPRGASDHLPILVTAEYGQESSPAQEPLAS
- a CDS encoding SulP family inorganic anion transporter, which gives rise to MRRDWISRAVPGVGVARSYKKAWLKPDLVAGAALSAALVPAGMAYAEASGLPAVNGLYASVVPMIFYALFGPSRVVIVGPDSSLAPMIAAAILPLAGRDPEQAVPMAGVLAILIGAFLFAGRLFNLGFVTGLLSKPIRVGYLNGIALAVTVSQLPRLLGIDSSGDSLVDRLGSLAGAVLSGGINPVALAVGAGSLAVIVAGRFLPWKVPSVLIAVAGSIAVVAAMGLAGQLPIVGALPQGLPNPSLGGIGMDDVLSLLGPAAGIALIAFADTSTLSKSLAARRGLRVNGNEEMGALGIANIATGLLSGFPVSGSSSRTPIVLDAGGKSPLSGVVAALLVVLFMILIPGITAFLPTATLAAVVIVAAASLVDVKTLIRLVRMSRMETLLLVVTFLGVAFVGVLEGIVVAIGLSLVAFVRRAWDPYRTELASVDGIPGFHDLDRHPEGKRVEGLVIARFDAPLFFANGEVFADHIRSLVDGAPWPVKWVLVAAEPITGLDTTALEEVVQLDDELAREGISLVFAEMKGPIKDRLVRFGASSRFSADHFYPTVHNAVRAYREATGMD
- the lepB gene encoding signal peptidase I is translated as MVVEPAIASAVVLAALLAAVLAGLAVRRWLVFLTKIESVSMVPALAPGRYVLTRRLTHPGLIRRGDVLVVSSQELGRTVVKRVLGLPGEQVVIEAAGGIRVNGRLFPEPYVMHTGGPCGTFRIPPGHLLLLGDNRACSSDGRHWQAPYLPLDAVQGTVIMGGSNPFLSLPGKRGRRCGQWDRNGLR
- a CDS encoding DUF6448 family protein — protein: MTALFLVLIASVVIIAVVVLSPVRASAHCDTLDGPAAQDGRRALATGNPNHALKWIDAGHEGELLEIFTLAKAARAHGQEAQQVADRWFLENLVRIHRAGEGEPYTGLKPSDGSIDEKVLAADRCVETGTLRALDGLMPAERLRQLEAPLATVLAHRNYDVDDLDAGRAYVGAYVSFVKLAEGEEAGGHHVHAGHGH